The following coding sequences are from one Triticum aestivum cultivar Chinese Spring chromosome 5A, IWGSC CS RefSeq v2.1, whole genome shotgun sequence window:
- the LOC123107931 gene encoding protein app1-like has translation MASTTSFLAMIMACTLLASTTCHAARHLADTTPAAAPPAAVDVPGLPAVPTMPTLPPMPAVPTVSSLTVPPMPTVPPVPQVTLPPMPAVPAVPKVTMPPMPAIVVPKVTMAPMPAVVVPKVTMPPMPAIPSMPKMTLPPMPSIPTVNVPMPFLAPPPST, from the coding sequence ATGGCCTCCACCACGAGCTTCTTAGCCATGATCATGGCGTGCACGCTCCTCGCCAGCACGACGTGCCATGCCGCTCGCCACTTGGCCGACACCACCCCGGCGGCTGCCCCACCCGCTGCCGTTGATGTCCCTGGCCTCCCGGCCGTGCCGACCATGCCGACGCTGCCACCGATGCCGGCTGTGCCGACGGTGTCGTCCTTGACCGTGCCACCTATGCCGACTGTGCCACCCGTGCCGCAGGTGACACTGCCGCCCATGCCCGCTGTTCCTGCGGTGCCGAAGGTGACGATGCCCCCAATGCCCGCCATCGTCGTGCCTAAGGTGACCATGGCACCGATGCCCGCCGTCGTTGTGCCTAAGGTGACGATGCCGCCGATGCCCGCCATTCCTTCTATGCCCAAGATGACGCTACCGCCGATGCCTTCTATCCCCACTGTCAACGTGCCTATGCCGTTCTTGGCGCCGCCTCCATCAACTTAG
- the LOC123107932 gene encoding uncharacterized protein isoform X2, with amino-acid sequence MVPELVLGAPPTPPLSGTSGEHAGGQAQADAVSSIGQARVIHMHNLLHGNGGGASMADLCLLVQRTLHSTARTEIATLEIRRQIADLSEVVKDLALRLRGPSVHDLIRVLNARPEARRAIKLPITCWAEFVEATEAVLAAEERLRSGSPSPPAPPVADPAPSSSPKRKAPEQPAAPFTLDD; translated from the exons ATGGTGCCGGAGCTGGTTCTTGGTGCACCTCCGACGCCGCCGCTGAGCGGGACTAGTGGCGAACATGCCGGCGGCCAA GCACAGGCAGATGCGGTGTCGTCCATCGGCCAGGCTCGGGTCATACACATGCACAACTTGCTG CACGGCAATGGCGGAGGCGCTTCCATGGCGGACCTGTGCTTGCTGGTTCAGAGGACCCTCCACTCAACAGCGCGGACCGAGATTGCTACGCTGGAGATCCGTCGTCAGATCGCCGACCTTAGCGAGGTCGTCAAGGATCTTGCGTTGCGTCTTCGCGGCCCTAGCGTGCACGACCTCATCCGCGTCTTGAATGCCCGACCAGAAGCCCGCCGGGCCATCAAGTTGCCGATCACCTG CTGGGCTGAGTTCGTGGAGGCAACAGAGGCTGTCTTGGCGGCGGAGGAGAGGCTTCGGTCGGGCTCGCCTTCGCCACCGGCGCCGCCGGTGGCGGATCCTGCTCCGTCTTCCTCTCCGAAGCGCAAGGCCCCTGAGCAGCCGGCAGCTCCTTTTACTCTGGACGACTAG
- the LOC123107932 gene encoding uncharacterized protein isoform X1 — MVPELVLGAPPTPPLSGTSGEHAGGQAQADAVSSIGQARVIHMHNLLQHGNGGGASMADLCLLVQRTLHSTARTEIATLEIRRQIADLSEVVKDLALRLRGPSVHDLIRVLNARPEARRAIKLPITCWAEFVEATEAVLAAEERLRSGSPSPPAPPVADPAPSSSPKRKAPEQPAAPFTLDD, encoded by the exons ATGGTGCCGGAGCTGGTTCTTGGTGCACCTCCGACGCCGCCGCTGAGCGGGACTAGTGGCGAACATGCCGGCGGCCAA GCACAGGCAGATGCGGTGTCGTCCATCGGCCAGGCTCGGGTCATACACATGCACAACTTGCTG CAGCACGGCAATGGCGGAGGCGCTTCCATGGCGGACCTGTGCTTGCTGGTTCAGAGGACCCTCCACTCAACAGCGCGGACCGAGATTGCTACGCTGGAGATCCGTCGTCAGATCGCCGACCTTAGCGAGGTCGTCAAGGATCTTGCGTTGCGTCTTCGCGGCCCTAGCGTGCACGACCTCATCCGCGTCTTGAATGCCCGACCAGAAGCCCGCCGGGCCATCAAGTTGCCGATCACCTG CTGGGCTGAGTTCGTGGAGGCAACAGAGGCTGTCTTGGCGGCGGAGGAGAGGCTTCGGTCGGGCTCGCCTTCGCCACCGGCGCCGCCGGTGGCGGATCCTGCTCCGTCTTCCTCTCCGAAGCGCAAGGCCCCTGAGCAGCCGGCAGCTCCTTTTACTCTGGACGACTAG
- the LOC123107933 gene encoding protein PELPK1 — protein MASNASLLAVIMACTLLSGSHGARHLADTTPAAAPPAAATVPGLPAVPTMPTLPPMSAMPTVPVVTVPAMPTLPTVTVPQVTLPPMPAVPSVPKVTMPPMPAIVVPKVTMAPMPAVTVPKVTVPPMPAIPSMPKVTLPPMPSIPTVNVPMPFLAPPPSA, from the coding sequence ATGGCTTCCAATGCGAGCTTGTTGGCCGTGATCATGGCGTGCACGCTCCTCAGTGGAAGCCACGGTGCACGACACTTGGCCGACACCACCCCGGCGGCTGCCCCACCCGCTGCGGCTACTGTCCCTGGCCTCCCGGCCGTGCCTACCATGCCGACCCTACCACCGATGTCGGCTATGCCAACGGTTCCGGTCGTGACAGTGCCAGCTATGCCGACGCTGCCCACAGTGACCGTGCCGCAGGTGACACTGCCTCCTATGCCTGCTGTTCCTTCTGTGCCCAAGGTGACCATGCCTCCGATGCCCGCCATCGTCGTGCCCAAGGTGACCATGGCGCCGATGCCCGCCGTCACTGTACCTAAGGTGACGGTGCCACCGATGCCCGCCATTCCTTCCATGCCCAAGGTGACACTGCCGCCGATGCCTTCTATCCCAACCGTCAACGTGCCTATGCCATTCCTGGCGCCGCCTCCATCAGCATAG